The following DNA comes from Teredinibacter haidensis.
TTGATAATAGTTTTCGATGGCTTCCATGGTGACAACGCCGTAAACATCACTCGTTAACGGCGAATAGGTTCGCGATACATAGAGTGCGCCTGTGCCTGAATTTTTTATTGCTTCCATGGCCTCAACTAGATTTGCGGTATCGTGAATGGGTAACAGGTTAACTCTTCGGCCGGCGATTTCTAGCAGGTCGATTAGCGGCGGTTCAATACTGTTATTATCGGGTTCCTCTGGTTCTTCCTGCTGTTGATTAATGGCTGCAGCGAGGTCTGCTGCGCGCAGGCCAATTTTCTGATGTTCCGAATCGAAAATAAACCACATGGGTTTGCTTTCCAGTTTTTTAATAACGGCTTCTTCGCTGATAAGTTGGGAGCAGGTAACAAAGCGAGTGTCCATAATGCTGCGTACACCTGCGCGCCTTAGGGCCTGCCTTGCCGGACCGAAATCGAGATCCCGGCCACTGTATTTTAGTTGTTGAATAAAAATACAGTTGAGTTTGAAAAATTGCCGTGTCGATACACAGGCCACGACGATAACCAGCATGGCAGGAAATATCATGTTGGGGTTATAGCTTAGTTCCAGTACGGCGACCAGCGCTGCCAGCGGGGCGTTAAGGGTGGCTGCCATCATTCCTGTCATACCGACAATCACGTAAAAACCGGGGTTTGTTTCCAGCGATGGGACAAAGGTTTGCAGGGCTAAACCCATCGCACCGCCTACACAGGCCCCGATAACCAGCAGCGGGCCAATTACTCCACCGGGGATTCCCAGGCCTATTACAATGGGGGTTACAAAGAGTTTGGCTGCAGCAATAATTAATAAGCTTGCAACGGCAAGCTTGCCGGCTAAGGCGGCATTAACCGTGTCGTAACCCAGGCCCATAATCTGTGGAATAAAAGCGGCGACACAACAGGTGATTAATCCGGCAGCAAGTAGGCGCAGATAGATGGACGCTTTGTTGAATTTCAGCGCGAATATATTTAAGCGAATGTAAACGCTTGCGCATACGGAGATGGCTAAGCCAACAATCATCATATACGGCAGCTCCATCAAGCTATTCATATCGCTGGTGCCTACCAGTAAGCCACCGCTGTCACCAAACGCCGCTTGGCTCATCATCGTACCCATGACGGAGGCGAGAATGACGGGTACAAATCCGACGATGGTGTATTCCATTACAATCACTTCCATAGCGAAGATAACGCCGGCCATGGGGGTGTCAAACGACGCTGAGATGGCTGCAGCAACGCCACAACCAATTAGTGTGTGCATGCTGTTATTGGGCAGCCGCAACCACTGCCCCAGCTGGCTAGCGGCACCTGCGCCCAGGTGTACTACTGGACCTTCCCTGCCAACAGATTGACCGCTGATTAACGCAATAGCCGCACCGGCAAATTGCACCAGCCAGTTGCCAAAGGGCAGTTTGCCTTGGTGGTTATGTAGGCGATCGAGTACATGGGCAACGCTGGTTTCACCGTACTTTTTCCCTGCAAACTTGAGCAAAACCGCAATAGCAAACAGTCCGGAAAATATAAATAGAACACGGTCTGCAATAACCAAAGACTCGAAGTTATCTGGGCTGTCAGCAATCAGGAATGCGAGTGGGGTATCGATAATATATCGAAAGGCAACGATAATGGCCCCTGTAAGCAAGCCTAC
Coding sequences within:
- a CDS encoding chloride channel protein; amino-acid sequence: MINTKNIGQFFSSHLNNFRHSLAYIDALPQLTLLGLVVGLLTGAIIVAFRYIIDTPLAFLIADSPDNFESLVIADRVLFIFSGLFAIAVLLKFAGKKYGETSVAHVLDRLHNHQGKLPFGNWLVQFAGAAIALISGQSVGREGPVVHLGAGAASQLGQWLRLPNNSMHTLIGCGVAAAISASFDTPMAGVIFAMEVIVMEYTIVGFVPVILASVMGTMMSQAAFGDSGGLLVGTSDMNSLMELPYMMIVGLAISVCASVYIRLNIFALKFNKASIYLRLLAAGLITCCVAAFIPQIMGLGYDTVNAALAGKLAVASLLIIAAAKLFVTPIVIGLGIPGGVIGPLLVIGACVGGAMGLALQTFVPSLETNPGFYVIVGMTGMMAATLNAPLAALVAVLELSYNPNMIFPAMLVIVVACVSTRQFFKLNCIFIQQLKYSGRDLDFGPARQALRRAGVRSIMDTRFVTCSQLISEEAVIKKLESKPMWFIFDSEHQKIGLRAADLAAAINQQQEEPEEPDNNSIEPPLIDLLEIAGRRVNLLPIHDTANLVEAMEAIKNSGTGALYVSRTYSPLTSDVYGVVTMEAIENYYQPKEFKHAVG